A part of Stigmatella erecta genomic DNA contains:
- a CDS encoding pentapeptide repeat-containing protein has protein sequence MNTELAEALRQHLEWLTSLGQKGKRLSREDADLTAFNFSAMNLSEAELPGAHCDGCDLSEADLYGAHLASASFAGANLTRTQLAKANLDHAVLRGATLMQAKAFRASFYEADLRGADLQGADLRGAYFVNANLESAILRGTQWEGAVMDGARLLGADLTGATGLHTVQASWIDLGREGAPHRIEGAALASWLARVASQSPA, from the coding sequence ATGAACACAGAGCTTGCCGAGGCGCTTCGCCAGCACTTGGAGTGGTTGACGTCTCTGGGGCAGAAAGGAAAGCGGCTCTCAAGGGAAGACGCAGACCTGACCGCGTTCAACTTCTCGGCCATGAACCTGTCCGAGGCGGAACTTCCCGGTGCCCACTGCGATGGGTGTGACCTGAGCGAGGCGGACCTCTACGGGGCCCATCTGGCGTCAGCCTCATTCGCTGGCGCGAACCTGACGCGAACGCAGCTCGCGAAAGCGAACCTGGATCATGCGGTGCTCAGGGGCGCCACCCTCATGCAGGCGAAGGCATTCCGGGCCAGCTTCTACGAAGCGGACCTTCGTGGAGCGGACCTTCAAGGCGCGGACTTGCGAGGTGCCTATTTCGTCAACGCCAACCTCGAATCAGCGATCCTGAGAGGCACTCAATGGGAAGGTGCCGTGATGGATGGAGCAAGGCTCCTGGGAGCTGACCTGACCGGTGCGACAGGACTGCACACGGTCCAGGCATCCTGGATTGACCTTGGCCGTGAGGGCGCGCCCCATCGAATCGAGGGCGCAGCCCTTGCCTCATGGTTGGCCCGAGTGGCATCCCAGAGCCCAGCATGA
- a CDS encoding SIR2 family NAD-dependent protein deacylase → MEHDLARVIGHLSRARSVLFVTGAGISAESGVPTYRGIGGLYEGKTAEDGVPIEVALSGSMFRHRPERTWKHLHDIERACRGAVFNRAHEILARLEGCFERCWVLTQNVDGFHKAAGSKNVIDIHGDIHELRCTRCDFAERVADYAHLPPCPSCPRCGAVVRPEVVLFEELLPPAKVALMEQELMRGFDLVFSIGTSSLFPYITAPVLQAARRQRPTVEINPGRTSLSEYVDVRLEAGAVAACEALWAARGQWERRG, encoded by the coding sequence ATGGAACACGATCTCGCGCGAGTCATCGGGCACCTGTCCCGGGCCCGGAGTGTGCTGTTCGTCACCGGCGCTGGCATCTCGGCGGAGTCGGGCGTCCCCACCTACCGGGGCATCGGTGGGCTCTACGAGGGGAAGACGGCCGAGGACGGCGTGCCCATCGAGGTGGCGCTCTCGGGGAGCATGTTCCGGCACCGGCCGGAGCGGACGTGGAAACACCTCCACGACATCGAGCGCGCCTGCCGGGGAGCAGTCTTCAACCGCGCGCACGAAATCCTGGCGCGGCTCGAGGGCTGCTTCGAGCGCTGCTGGGTGCTCACCCAGAACGTGGATGGCTTCCACAAGGCGGCGGGCTCGAAGAACGTCATCGACATCCACGGTGACATCCATGAGCTGCGCTGCACGCGGTGTGATTTCGCGGAGCGTGTCGCGGACTACGCGCACCTGCCGCCCTGCCCATCCTGTCCCCGGTGCGGCGCGGTGGTGCGCCCCGAGGTCGTGCTCTTCGAGGAACTGCTCCCGCCCGCGAAGGTGGCGCTCATGGAGCAGGAGCTGATGCGAGGCTTTGATCTGGTGTTCTCGATCGGCACCTCCAGCCTCTTCCCCTACATCACCGCGCCGGTGCTCCAGGCGGCGAGGCGCCAGCGTCCCACGGTGGAGATCAACCCGGGGCGCACCTCGCTCTCGGAGTATGTCGATGTCCGGCTGGAGGCAGGCGCGGTGGCCGCGTGCGAGGCCCTGTGGGCCGCCCGCGGCCAGTGGGAGCGCCGCGGTTAG
- a CDS encoding endonuclease/exonuclease/phosphatase family protein has product MLRVLTLNIAHGVPTSPLPLPFLLPRRRLLEHLDRMAGLLAERRADVVALQEVDRAGLFSGTVDPLERLAHRAGYAHVLHGPHLHWPGVCARGTALLSLRPLHEPAWNSFEADRAVDKGYVVAAVEDEGRWLDVVSVHLDSFSARCRQRQVARLLQALGRRPARPRLVLGDLNAPGSHPGEAPAQLLQALALHVPDVEGGSATYPAARPVQRLDWILAPQELRFHAHRTLPGRVSDHLAVEAELEWRGGRSAVHGGGPGAPDVC; this is encoded by the coding sequence ATGTTGCGAGTGCTCACGCTGAACATCGCCCACGGCGTGCCCACGAGCCCCCTGCCGCTGCCCTTCCTGCTGCCCCGCCGCCGGTTGCTGGAACACCTGGACCGGATGGCGGGGCTGCTCGCGGAGCGGCGGGCGGACGTGGTGGCGCTCCAGGAGGTGGACCGGGCGGGACTCTTCAGCGGGACGGTGGATCCCCTGGAGAGGCTGGCCCACCGGGCGGGGTATGCGCACGTGCTGCACGGCCCCCACCTGCACTGGCCGGGCGTCTGTGCCCGGGGAACGGCGCTGCTGTCCCTGCGGCCCCTGCACGAGCCGGCGTGGAACTCCTTCGAGGCGGACCGGGCGGTGGACAAGGGCTATGTGGTGGCGGCGGTGGAGGACGAAGGCCGCTGGCTCGATGTGGTCTCCGTGCACCTGGACAGCTTCTCCGCGCGCTGCCGGCAGCGGCAGGTGGCGCGGCTGCTTCAGGCGCTCGGCCGCCGCCCGGCCCGGCCCCGGCTGGTGCTGGGAGACCTGAACGCCCCGGGGAGCCATCCCGGGGAGGCACCCGCGCAGCTGCTCCAGGCGCTGGCCCTGCATGTGCCGGACGTGGAGGGCGGCTCCGCCACGTACCCGGCTGCGCGCCCCGTCCAGCGGTTGGACTGGATCCTCGCGCCCCAGGAGCTGCGCTTTCACGCGCATCGGACGCTCCCCGGGCGCGTGTCCGACCACCTGGCGGTGGAGGCGGAGCTGGAGTGGCGAGGGGGACGCTCCGCCGTCCACGGCGGCGGCCCGGGAGCCCCGGACGTCTGCTAG
- a CDS encoding metal-dependent hydrolase, with amino-acid sequence MASFGHIAVGLALGRVGARNASPGKRAAAMVALSALAMLPDADVIAFVLRIPYAAPWGHRGASHSFVIAALVALAVAAGMKVARGPALKAGLLTFAAVGSHGVLDAMTTGGLGAALLWPFTAARYFLPWRPIPVAPIGAGMLSARGVYVVLVELLLFLPFWGYALWPRRSRSSGGR; translated from the coding sequence GTGGCGAGCTTCGGGCACATCGCGGTGGGATTGGCGCTGGGACGTGTGGGCGCGCGGAACGCGTCCCCCGGCAAGCGGGCCGCCGCGATGGTGGCGCTCTCCGCGCTGGCGATGTTGCCGGACGCGGACGTCATCGCCTTCGTCTTGAGGATTCCCTACGCGGCGCCCTGGGGACACCGGGGCGCCTCGCACTCGTTCGTGATCGCCGCGCTGGTGGCGCTCGCGGTGGCGGCGGGGATGAAGGTGGCGCGCGGGCCCGCGCTCAAGGCGGGGCTGCTCACCTTTGCCGCCGTGGGCAGCCATGGGGTGCTGGATGCGATGACCACGGGCGGGCTGGGCGCGGCGCTGCTGTGGCCCTTCACCGCCGCCCGGTACTTCCTGCCCTGGCGGCCCATCCCCGTGGCCCCCATCGGGGCGGGCATGCTCTCGGCGCGCGGCGTGTACGTGGTGCTGGTGGAGTTGCTCCTCTTCCTGCCCTTCTGGGGCTATGCGCTCTGGCCCCGCCGGAGCAGGTCCTCGGGCGGGCGCTGA
- a CDS encoding WD40/YVTN/BNR-like repeat-containing protein gives MMPLDARFPVHVTLLGCLLFTSSLHAAEPVTPLAQPGLEVVLTNTTHQIMAVAPSGTAYALKMDESTSRLHASTDGAQTWSFKARHPLGGSFRVMSALADGTLLANTSRDGLQYLSRSADGGATWKEVLSLGDFRMLTPHNIAELDGTVYFLEYQSFTTQDTPIRLHASKDRGLTWAVRQTFTGHRHGHGLTADPAHHALWAFFGDTPQKAGTYRSVDAGGSWVRVLGGQEGCVVDAVPLSDGSLLFGQDITYLPQRPHMAQLSQDGTYAALVQLTGPAYSTYALKAGGFVAGIAREPGGDIYPPTELSAHVWGSLDGVEWRELRSYPRLDPTANVRADVYFELPSGLLVLQLANVQGFGPGGRGYQLVRLKQTGLVP, from the coding sequence ATGATGCCACTGGATGCGCGTTTCCCGGTTCACGTCACCCTGCTGGGGTGCCTGCTCTTCACGTCGAGCCTTCACGCGGCGGAGCCCGTCACGCCCTTGGCCCAGCCTGGCCTGGAGGTGGTGCTCACCAACACGACGCACCAGATCATGGCAGTCGCTCCTTCGGGGACGGCGTATGCGCTGAAGATGGATGAATCGACCAGCCGTCTCCATGCGAGCACGGATGGCGCCCAGACCTGGAGCTTCAAGGCACGGCACCCGCTGGGAGGCTCCTTCCGCGTCATGTCCGCGCTGGCCGACGGCACGCTGCTGGCCAACACCAGCCGCGACGGCCTGCAATACCTCTCCCGCTCCGCGGATGGCGGCGCCACCTGGAAAGAGGTCCTCTCGCTCGGCGACTTCCGCATGCTCACGCCCCACAACATCGCGGAGCTCGATGGCACCGTGTACTTCCTCGAGTATCAGTCCTTCACCACCCAGGACACGCCCATCCGGCTCCACGCCAGCAAGGACCGGGGCCTCACCTGGGCGGTGCGGCAAACCTTCACCGGCCACCGCCACGGCCACGGGCTGACGGCGGATCCGGCACACCATGCCCTGTGGGCCTTCTTCGGAGACACCCCCCAGAAGGCCGGCACCTATCGCTCGGTGGACGCGGGCGGCTCGTGGGTGCGTGTCCTCGGAGGCCAGGAGGGGTGCGTGGTCGACGCGGTGCCGCTCAGCGATGGCAGCCTGCTCTTCGGGCAGGACATCACCTACCTGCCGCAGCGGCCGCACATGGCCCAGCTCTCGCAGGATGGGACGTATGCCGCGCTGGTTCAGCTCACCGGCCCCGCGTACTCCACCTATGCCCTGAAGGCGGGAGGCTTCGTGGCGGGCATTGCCCGGGAGCCGGGCGGAGACATCTATCCTCCCACCGAGTTGAGCGCGCACGTCTGGGGCAGTCTCGATGGCGTGGAGTGGCGGGAGCTGCGCAGCTACCCCCGCCTGGACCCCACCGCCAACGTGCGTGCCGACGTCTACTTCGAGCTGCCCTCGGGATTGCTGGTCCTCCAGCTCGCCAATGTCCAGGGCTTCGGCCCCGGTGGCAGGGGCTACCAGCTCGTCCGGCTGAAACAGACAGGCCTTGTCCCGTGA
- a CDS encoding MFS transporter, with protein MRSNLWKLQVIRLLFWMHFFAAVLVPFYTQWGGLSLAQVLYLNAWFFLCNFLFEVPTGTVADFLGRKVSLALGSAVGLGAALLYVSRPSFGVFMAAEALFAIAYTLHSGADEALAYDSLKASGQAERAPQVLGRMESFKLGGIITATLAGGFIASTFGMSAPMAAYAIPAALACLLSLTLHEPAIQAQQAPGRVPYLRILTEGGRYFLGHKVVLLLAIELALTNALAWGIIWLFQPLLERAGMPLRFFGIVHALSCLGQIVFLGNTARLERWSGSMRRLLLAASVLTGLSFLLLSATRWLPLVILGIVLGFTFSLPRIPLFSAYINHHVPSERRATVLSFVSMVRTLGIVVMNPLIGLLAEWSLPWTLALLGVGILVLAAGSRIEERHLSLPPVPPAAG; from the coding sequence GTGAGGTCCAATCTCTGGAAGCTCCAGGTCATCCGGCTGCTGTTCTGGATGCACTTCTTCGCCGCCGTCCTCGTGCCGTTCTACACGCAATGGGGCGGCCTCTCGCTGGCGCAGGTGCTCTACCTCAACGCCTGGTTCTTCCTGTGCAACTTCCTCTTCGAGGTGCCCACGGGCACCGTGGCGGACTTCCTCGGGCGCAAGGTGTCCCTGGCGCTCGGCAGCGCCGTGGGCCTGGGCGCGGCCCTGCTCTACGTGTCGCGGCCCTCCTTCGGCGTGTTCATGGCCGCCGAGGCGCTCTTCGCCATCGCCTACACCCTCCACTCCGGCGCCGACGAGGCGCTCGCCTATGACAGCCTCAAGGCGAGCGGACAGGCGGAGCGCGCGCCCCAGGTGCTCGGCCGCATGGAGTCCTTCAAGCTCGGCGGCATCATCACCGCCACCCTCGCGGGAGGCTTCATCGCCAGCACCTTCGGCATGAGCGCGCCCATGGCGGCCTATGCGATTCCCGCCGCCCTCGCCTGCCTGCTCTCGCTCACCCTGCACGAGCCCGCCATCCAGGCCCAGCAGGCTCCGGGCCGCGTCCCCTACCTGCGCATCCTCACCGAGGGGGGCCGCTACTTCCTCGGCCACAAGGTGGTCCTGCTGCTCGCCATCGAGCTGGCCCTGACCAACGCCCTCGCCTGGGGAATCATCTGGCTGTTCCAGCCCCTGCTGGAGCGCGCCGGGATGCCCCTGCGCTTCTTCGGCATCGTGCATGCCCTATCGTGTCTGGGGCAGATCGTCTTTCTGGGCAACACCGCGCGGCTGGAGCGCTGGAGCGGCTCCATGCGCCGGCTCCTGCTCGCGGCCAGCGTCCTCACCGGCCTGAGCTTCCTGCTGCTCTCGGCCACCCGGTGGCTGCCGCTCGTCATCCTGGGCATCGTGCTGGGCTTCACCTTCAGCCTGCCGCGCATCCCCCTGTTCAGCGCCTATATCAACCACCACGTGCCCTCGGAGCGGCGGGCCACCGTGCTCTCCTTCGTGTCAATGGTGCGCACGCTGGGCATCGTGGTGATGAATCCCCTCATCGGTCTGCTCGCCGAGTGGTCCCTGCCGTGGACCCTGGCCCTGCTGGGCGTGGGCATCCTCGTGCTCGCGGCGGGCTCGCGCATCGAGGAGCGGCACCTGAGCCTCCCCCCGGTGCCGCCCGCCGCGGGTTGA
- a CDS encoding lipid A deacylase LpxR family protein — MLRVLVLLSSAAVAQTPVSTAVPVEEKLPFVTALHFENDVLAQSDRFYTTGLRLEHHGEYGTCRKLAFALGFPDAVDHRYPCGVSLSQNIYTPSDITPPEGETPWPNPEDRPYGGWLHAGLLFQHLAAAEAPTRSSRLTLEATVGVTGPASGAEHVQRGVHSALRRLFGPDTARDPIGWEAQLPTEPTFHLSALREQPLLWSPFVDAAWSAGAMLGTVFTNASAGATVRVGRLARPFGLAPLMPSIRQALRAQQAPPERTWEAYVFARGQVRLVARNLFLDGTLFRKSLSVRKAPVVGDTELGGAVRTRHFQATLSMVFRSQEMAEPPDSRLGGHRFAQLQLAYLR, encoded by the coding sequence ATGCTGCGTGTCCTCGTGCTGCTGTCCTCCGCCGCCGTGGCCCAGACCCCTGTGTCCACCGCCGTGCCGGTGGAAGAGAAGCTGCCCTTCGTGACGGCCCTGCACTTCGAGAACGATGTGCTGGCGCAAAGCGACCGCTTCTACACCACCGGCCTCCGGCTGGAACATCATGGCGAGTACGGCACCTGCCGCAAGCTCGCCTTCGCGCTCGGCTTTCCGGACGCTGTGGACCACCGCTACCCCTGCGGCGTCTCGCTGTCCCAGAACATCTATACGCCCAGCGACATCACCCCGCCGGAGGGCGAGACGCCCTGGCCCAACCCGGAGGACCGGCCTTACGGCGGCTGGCTCCACGCGGGGCTGCTCTTCCAGCACCTGGCCGCCGCCGAGGCTCCCACCCGCTCGTCGCGGCTCACGCTGGAGGCCACCGTGGGCGTCACCGGCCCGGCATCGGGCGCGGAGCACGTCCAGCGCGGGGTTCACTCGGCGCTGCGGCGCCTCTTCGGGCCGGACACGGCCCGGGACCCCATCGGCTGGGAGGCGCAACTGCCCACCGAGCCCACCTTCCACCTCTCCGCGCTCCGCGAGCAGCCCCTGCTCTGGAGCCCCTTCGTGGACGCGGCCTGGTCCGCGGGAGCCATGCTGGGTACGGTCTTCACGAATGCCAGCGCAGGCGCCACGGTGCGCGTGGGGCGGCTGGCCCGGCCGTTCGGGCTGGCCCCCCTCATGCCGTCCATCCGCCAGGCGCTGCGCGCGCAGCAGGCTCCCCCGGAGCGCACCTGGGAAGCGTACGTCTTCGCCCGGGGGCAGGTGCGGCTGGTGGCGCGCAACCTGTTCCTGGACGGGACCCTCTTCCGCAAGAGCCTGAGCGTCCGCAAGGCGCCCGTGGTGGGTGACACCGAGCTTGGCGGGGCCGTGCGCACGCGCCACTTCCAGGCCACCCTGAGCATGGTCTTCCGGTCCCAGGAGATGGCCGAGCCGCCCGATTCCCGGCTGGGAGGCCACCGGTTCGCGCAACTCCAGCTCGCGTACTTGCGATAA
- a CDS encoding S8 family serine peptidase — protein MVKFHEGSRVRLRGGRLTVLAQERGTREQAQLARLRLDAKRLEEDVVIAHTLLTHSELASDGVLRLFREDEATLEARKRSGEMSGGRELADLSLYFELPLRPGTTAADTKVLTSRLNALAGIETAYSQPFAEPASVGFGQNEPLRGLLSTADLAPLTPSFVAEQGYLNAAPAGIDARYGWTVPGGNGAGVRIVDVEGAWRTPHEDMPSLFHANGTQYSDITWRNHGTAVLGVMVGAANTYGVTGIAHAASVGYESIGAQSTASALSRAATAVGRGGIVLLELHAQGPANGTPCTCNPRQCDFIPMEYWQANFDAIATATANGVIIVEAGGNGSSNLDDSAYGNAFNRAVRDSGAIMVGASAGDIREPTCWTNHGSRIDLHGWGQSVTTLGYGDRFNPGDENQWYTSSFSGTSSASPVVVGAVASIQGAVLARSRPALSPQTMRQLLGQTGTSQNADSRRIGPLPDLRRALSVILDMDGSIWAGSYSDLAGWSSASYYWETLQYPDLNGDGLADVCGRASDGLYCALSTGSSFSVPSYWTRNYNNVAGWSSANYYWETLQYPDLNGDGLADVCGRSSEGLFCALSTGSSFSAPHYWTRAYSNADGWASANYYWETLQYPDLNGDGLADVCGRSSEGLFCSLSTGSSFSAPHYWTRAYSNADGWSSANYYWETLQYPDLNGDGLADVCGRSSEGLFCALSTGSSFSAPHYWTRAYSNADGWASANYYWETLQYPDLNGDGLADVCGRSSEGLFCSLSTGSSFSAPYYWTRAYSNADGWSSANYYWETLQYPDLNGDGLADVCGRSSEGLFCSLSTGSSFSAPYYWTNAYSNLAGWNADPSYWKTLRFRDLNGDGRADVCGRSREGVLCVIK, from the coding sequence GTGGTGAAATTCCACGAGGGCAGCCGGGTGCGCCTTCGCGGTGGACGACTGACTGTGCTGGCCCAAGAGCGGGGCACCCGCGAGCAGGCGCAGTTGGCACGGCTGAGGCTCGATGCGAAACGGCTTGAAGAGGATGTTGTCATCGCACACACCCTGCTCACCCACAGCGAGTTGGCGTCAGATGGTGTACTCCGGCTGTTCCGCGAGGATGAGGCCACACTTGAGGCGCGCAAACGCTCGGGCGAGATGAGTGGCGGCCGTGAGTTGGCGGACCTTTCGCTCTACTTCGAACTGCCGCTGCGACCCGGCACAACCGCAGCCGATACCAAAGTCCTCACTTCCCGCCTTAATGCCCTCGCTGGCATCGAGACTGCCTATAGTCAACCATTCGCCGAGCCTGCCTCGGTGGGGTTTGGGCAAAATGAGCCCCTGCGCGGCCTGCTGTCCACAGCCGACCTTGCGCCCTTGACGCCATCCTTCGTAGCTGAGCAGGGCTACCTCAATGCCGCGCCAGCGGGCATCGACGCGCGCTACGGTTGGACGGTGCCGGGCGGCAATGGGGCGGGCGTGCGTATCGTGGATGTGGAGGGCGCTTGGCGCACTCCTCACGAGGACATGCCCTCGCTGTTCCACGCCAATGGGACCCAATACAGCGACATCACGTGGCGCAACCATGGCACGGCGGTATTAGGGGTAATGGTAGGCGCTGCCAATACATATGGTGTCACGGGCATCGCCCATGCGGCTTCCGTCGGTTACGAGAGCATTGGTGCGCAGAGCACCGCGAGCGCGCTCAGCCGTGCGGCCACCGCCGTGGGCCGAGGAGGCATCGTGCTGCTTGAATTGCACGCCCAAGGCCCGGCCAATGGCACGCCGTGTACCTGCAATCCACGCCAGTGCGATTTCATCCCCATGGAATACTGGCAAGCCAACTTCGATGCCATTGCTACAGCTACGGCCAACGGCGTCATAATAGTGGAGGCTGGCGGCAACGGCAGTTCGAACTTAGATGACTCTGCCTATGGCAACGCCTTCAACCGGGCAGTGCGCGACTCAGGCGCCATCATGGTGGGCGCGAGTGCAGGAGACATCCGCGAGCCTACCTGCTGGACCAACCATGGAAGCCGCATTGACCTGCATGGCTGGGGACAGTCCGTGACGACACTGGGTTATGGCGACCGGTTCAACCCAGGCGACGAGAACCAATGGTACACGTCATCCTTTAGCGGTACTTCTAGTGCCTCGCCCGTGGTTGTGGGCGCGGTGGCAAGTATCCAAGGAGCCGTGCTTGCCCGCAGCCGACCCGCCTTGAGCCCACAGACGATGCGGCAATTGCTTGGCCAAACGGGCACCTCACAGAATGCGGATTCACGACGCATCGGACCACTGCCCGATCTGAGACGAGCACTGTCCGTGATCTTGGATATGGATGGCTCCATTTGGGCGGGCTCTTACAGCGACCTGGCTGGCTGGTCCTCCGCCAGCTACTACTGGGAGACTCTCCAGTACCCGGACCTCAACGGTGATGGCCTCGCGGATGTCTGCGGTCGTGCGTCGGATGGCCTCTACTGCGCCTTGTCCACCGGCTCTTCCTTCAGCGTTCCCTCCTACTGGACGCGGAATTACAACAATGTGGCTGGCTGGTCCTCCGCCAACTACTACTGGGAAACTCTCCAGTACCCGGACCTCAACGGTGATGGCCTCGCGGATGTCTGTGGGCGTTCGTCGGAAGGCCTCTTCTGCGCCTTGTCCACCGGCTCCTCCTTCAGTGCCCCCCACTACTGGACACGCGCTTACAGCAACGCGGATGGCTGGGCCTCGGCCAACTACTACTGGGAGACTCTCCAGTACCCGGACCTCAACGGTGATGGCCTCGCAGATGTGTGTGGGCGCTCGTCGGAAGGCCTCTTCTGCTCCCTGTCCACCGGCTCCTCCTTCAGTGCCCCCCACTACTGGACACGCGCTTACAGCAACGCGGATGGCTGGTCCTCCGCCAACTACTACTGGGAAACCCTCCAGTACCCGGACCTCAACGGTGATGGCCTCGCGGATGTCTGTGGGCGTTCGTCGGAAGGCCTCTTCTGCGCCTTGTCCACCGGCTCCTCCTTCAGTGCCCCCCACTACTGGACACGCGCTTACAGCAACGCGGATGGCTGGGCCTCGGCCAACTACTACTGGGAGACTCTCCAGTACCCGGACCTCAACGGTGATGGCCTCGCAGATGTGTGTGGGCGCTCGTCGGAAGGCCTCTTCTGCTCCCTGTCCACCGGCTCCTCCTTCAGTGCCCCCTATTACTGGACACGCGCTTACAGCAACGCGGATGGCTGGTCCTCCGCCAATTACTACTGGGAAACCCTCCAGTACCCGGACCTCAACGGTGATGGCCTCGCGGATGTCTGTGGGCGCTCGTCGGAAGGCCTCTTCTGCTCCCTGTCCACCGGCTCCTCCTTCAGTGCCCCCTATTACTGGACGAACGCCTACAGTAACTTGGCTGGTTGGAACGCCGATCCTTCCTATTGGAAGACTCTCCGTTTCCGAGACCTCAATGGCGATGGCCGTGCCGACGTATGCGGGCGCTCCCGAGAGGGCGTTCTCTGCGTGATAAAATAA
- a CDS encoding M23 family metallopeptidase, which yields MGVGGASSSGGSKGGGGARGSSGSSSSKSGGATGKGSTGTQKSAGATGTQKSASATGKTAKEAQKSTKTQPSKAQPKSTKAQPQQTPAKKGLKAQDTYAAASLKACPVTGPLRSPMSTRTHPITGKTHTHKGIDISAPTGTPVRATHDGVVSASSFQYDAKKGTGYGNHVTIDGASVRTLSAHLTERNVKVGDTVKAGDVIGTVGTTGGVTGAHLHFETSQRTADGWDRKDPQGVLSGSGLDCLD from the coding sequence ATGGGAGTTGGAGGCGCGAGCAGCAGTGGCGGCAGCAAGGGGGGCGGGGGGGCTCGGGGAAGCTCCGGGAGCAGCTCCTCGAAGTCCGGCGGCGCCACGGGGAAGGGGTCTACGGGCACGCAGAAGTCGGCTGGCGCTACCGGCACGCAGAAGTCGGCCAGCGCCACGGGGAAGACGGCCAAGGAGGCGCAGAAGAGCACGAAGACCCAGCCCTCGAAGGCGCAGCCGAAGAGCACGAAGGCCCAGCCGCAGCAGACACCCGCGAAGAAGGGCTTGAAGGCCCAGGACACGTATGCGGCTGCGTCGCTGAAGGCCTGTCCTGTCACCGGGCCGCTCCGCTCCCCCATGAGCACGCGGACCCACCCCATCACGGGGAAAACCCATACACACAAGGGCATCGACATCTCCGCGCCCACGGGCACGCCCGTCCGGGCCACCCATGACGGTGTCGTGTCGGCCTCGTCGTTCCAGTACGACGCGAAGAAGGGCACGGGGTACGGCAACCACGTCACCATCGATGGGGCCTCGGTCCGCACGCTCTCCGCGCACCTCACCGAGCGCAACGTGAAGGTGGGCGATACCGTGAAGGCCGGTGACGTCATCGGGACCGTGGGCACGACGGGAGGCGTCACGGGTGCCCACCTGCACTTCGAGACCTCCCAGCGCACCGCGGATGGCTGGGACCGCAAGGACCCGCAGGGAGTCCTCTCGGGCAGTGGCCTGGACTGCCTGGATTGA
- a CDS encoding aminoglycoside adenylyltransferase domain-containing protein produces MDPGGGARGCARRPRSRPGSHAAIGGRAARAPSHSGIGTGGVPGSSATGRHPPRHCRLPSRRDGRLAEDERNVLLTLALMWRTLDEGTIVAKDEAADWAITRLPRELAEPLKAAQDAYRGLSDDGWSAREEHVSRRTTSPRCSRRAARDPRLPLACMG; encoded by the coding sequence ATGGATCCGGGAGGCGGCGCTCGCGGGTGTGCTCGAAGGCCCCGTTCGCGACCCGGATCTCACGCTGCTATTGGCGGTCGCGCAGCACGCGCACCATCCCATAGTGGGATCGGCACTGGAGGCGTTCCTGGTTCCTCTGCCACGGGAAGACATCCGCCGCGCCATTGTCGATTGCCTTCCCGCCGTGATGGTCGGCTTGCAGAAGACGAGCGCAACGTACTGCTTACCCTCGCTCTCATGTGGCGGACCCTCGACGAGGGAACGATTGTCGCGAAGGACGAGGCCGCAGATTGGGCGATCACGCGACTGCCCAGGGAACTCGCCGAGCCGCTGAAGGCCGCCCAGGACGCCTATCGCGGCCTGAGCGATGACGGCTGGAGCGCGCGCGAAGAGCATGTGTCACGGCGGACCACCTCGCCGCGTTGCTCGCGGCGAGCGGCCCGTGATCCGAGGTTGCCGCTGGCCTGCATGGGTTAG